The following proteins are co-located in the Streptomyces sp. NBC_00435 genome:
- a CDS encoding O-antigen ligase family protein, translated as MSLAAPTSWARPDTADLLRRHWPLLPLAATVLALLAPLPAGDASASGKVGPADAASLLLVLVCGTQALRGRVRTLSPLGVFVLGLPAVGLAVSTVTAGDPYAALPGFVRYLQVFVLVPAAIVLLVRDASEFRLAAGCFVVLALVQGAVGVVQFATHTGASYQGEDIRAVGTFGPGDVMGMATVVAYGLVVATAAALAPGLPARVRRAAGAAALLLVIPLVLSFSRGAWIATFAAAGLVMAMAGIRRALKVLLALAATGVVLVGGLGVGSEMVAERLTSITQVSDAPDQSVTDRYTMWAAAESMWRERPVVGVGLKGFPANRDSHSGLALSSGSDTAGAGQAYIRQPLLSPHNMYLLVLSEQGLTGLVALAGGWLALLVAGLRRCLTGGPALRDCGLVATGLFVWQLTDFLYADIGGPSTVLTGVIIGLAAWWALPSAGHAGADASGGGSGGSGRAASRRRPGPVTGAAAPEGAAAR; from the coding sequence ATGAGCCTTGCCGCACCGACGTCCTGGGCCCGCCCGGACACCGCCGATCTGCTGCGCCGGCACTGGCCGCTGCTGCCGCTCGCCGCGACCGTACTGGCCCTCCTGGCCCCGCTGCCCGCGGGTGACGCGAGTGCCTCGGGGAAGGTCGGCCCGGCCGACGCCGCCTCGCTGTTGCTCGTCCTCGTCTGCGGGACCCAGGCCCTGCGGGGCCGGGTGCGGACACTGAGTCCGCTCGGGGTGTTCGTGCTGGGCCTGCCCGCCGTCGGGCTCGCCGTCTCGACCGTGACCGCCGGGGACCCGTACGCGGCCCTGCCCGGGTTCGTGCGCTACCTCCAGGTGTTCGTGCTGGTCCCGGCGGCGATCGTGCTGCTGGTGCGCGACGCCTCGGAGTTCCGGCTGGCCGCCGGGTGCTTCGTGGTGCTGGCGCTGGTCCAGGGCGCGGTGGGCGTGGTGCAGTTCGCCACCCACACCGGGGCCTCGTACCAGGGCGAGGACATCCGCGCCGTGGGTACCTTCGGCCCCGGTGACGTCATGGGCATGGCCACGGTGGTCGCCTACGGGCTGGTCGTCGCGACGGCCGCCGCGCTCGCGCCGGGACTTCCGGCGCGGGTGCGGCGGGCGGCGGGGGCGGCCGCGCTGCTGCTGGTGATCCCGCTGGTGCTGTCCTTCAGCCGGGGCGCGTGGATCGCGACCTTCGCCGCGGCCGGGCTGGTCATGGCCATGGCCGGTATCCGGCGGGCCCTGAAGGTACTGCTCGCGCTGGCCGCCACGGGCGTGGTGCTCGTGGGCGGACTCGGGGTCGGCTCCGAGATGGTGGCGGAGCGGCTGACCTCGATCACGCAGGTGTCCGACGCCCCCGACCAGTCGGTGACCGACCGTTACACGATGTGGGCGGCGGCCGAGTCGATGTGGCGCGAGCGGCCGGTGGTCGGGGTGGGGCTGAAGGGCTTCCCGGCCAACCGGGACTCGCACTCCGGTCTGGCCCTGTCCTCGGGCAGCGACACCGCGGGCGCGGGGCAGGCCTACATCCGCCAGCCGCTGCTGTCCCCGCACAACATGTACCTGCTGGTGCTGAGCGAGCAGGGGCTGACCGGTCTGGTCGCCCTGGCGGGCGGCTGGCTGGCGCTGCTGGTGGCGGGCCTGCGCAGGTGCCTGACCGGCGGGCCCGCGCTGCGGGACTGCGGACTGGTCGCGACCGGCCTGTTCGTGTGGCAGCTGACCGACTTCCTCTACGCCGACATCGGCGGCCCCTCGACCGTCCTGACCGGAGTGATCATCGGTCTGGCGGCCTGGTGGGCCTTGCCCTCCGCGGGGCACGCGGGTGCGGACGCCTCCGGCGGTGGTTCGGGTGGGTCCGGGCGCGCCGCCTCGAGGCGTCGGCCGGGCCCGGTCACCGGGGCAGCGGCCCCTGAGGGTGCGGCCGCCCGGTGA